A window of the Gorilla gorilla gorilla isolate KB3781 chromosome 8, NHGRI_mGorGor1-v2.1_pri, whole genome shotgun sequence genome harbors these coding sequences:
- the LOC101153289 gene encoding peptidyl-prolyl cis-trans isomerase A-like, which yields MRILIQYLESPGWVLTFCISKKFPGEGAAAAQCPGFERRGRREDGRASYDPNLFLSHFRKCGVSLPGASNCGIHPECNPSLRLYGCALYEEELQGIDQNPMMDDRDTSCRGNAFADAATGRSPVVSAIVNPTVFFNIAVNGEPLGCVSFELFADKVPKTAENLRVLGTGEKGFGCKCSRFHRIIPGFMCQGGDFTCHNGTGGKSIYGEKFDDENFILKHTGPGILSMANAGPNTNGSQFFICTAKSEWLDGKHVVFGKMKEGINIVEATGHFGSRNGKTSKKITIADCGQLE from the exons ATGCGAATTCTGATTCAGTACCTGGAGAGTCCGGGTTGGGTGCTGacattctgcatttctaagaagTTCCCAGGTGAGGGCGCTGCTGCGGCTCAATGTCCGGGTTTTGAGCGGCGAGGTCGCAGAGAAGATGGTAGAGCTAGCTATGATCCCAATCT GTTTTTgtcacattttagaaaatgtggaGTCTCCCTTCCAGGAGCCAGCAACTGTGGCATTCATCCAGAATGCAACCCCAG CCTGCGCTTATATGGCTGTGCGCTGTACGAGGAAGAGCTGCAGGGGATAGACCAGAACCCTATGATGGATGACAGGGACACGTCCTGTAGGGGCAAT gcttttgCAGATGCTGCTACCGGCAGGAGCCCTGTAGTATCAGCCATAGTCAATCCCACGGTGTTCTTCAACATTGCCGTCAATGGTGAGCCCTTGGGCTGCGTCTCCTTTGAGCTGTTTGCAGACAAGGTTCCAAAGACAGCAGAAAACCTTCGTGTTCTGGGCACAGGAGAGAAAGGATTTGGTTGTAAGTGCTCCCGCTTTCACAGAATTATTCCAGGGTTTATGTGTCAGGGTGGTGACTTCACATGCCATAATGGCACTGGTGGCAAGTCCATCTATGGGGAGAAATTTGATGATGAGAACTTCATCCTAAAGCATACAGGTCCTGGCATCTTGTCCATGGCAAATGCTGGACCCAACACAAATGGTTCCCAGTTTTTCATCTGCACTGCCAAGAGTGAGTGGTTGGATGGCAAGCATGTGGTCTTTGGCAAGATGAAAGAAGGCATAAATATTGTGGAGGCCACGGGGCACTTTGGGTCCAGGAATGGCAAGACCAGCAAGAAAATCACCATTGCTGACTGTGGACAACTTGAATAA